The proteins below come from a single Esox lucius isolate fEsoLuc1 chromosome 7, fEsoLuc1.pri, whole genome shotgun sequence genomic window:
- the tiprl gene encoding TIP41-like protein, with product MLANLSAMMTHGFKSSKQDFTFGPWKVTAAKTHIMKSKDIERLGEEMHMPSLPEMLFGDNVLRIQHTDGYGIEFNAIDALKRVNNMQDSVKVACAQEWQESRADSEHSKEVVKRYDWTFTTDYRGTLLGEDLRMRATETSERINMEKLKAREQIMFFDDVLLFEDELHDHGVSMISVKIRVMPTSFFLLLRFFLRVDGVLIRINDTRLYHEAGKKFMIREFSTRESNISELKNVPAALYTDPNEIAPYLTLKLTECEKLELPETGTRPEDMEAPQ from the exons ATGTTGGCCAATTTGTCAGCCATGATGACCCATGGGTTTAAAAGTAGTAAGCAAGACTTCACATTCGGACCATGGAAAGTGACTGCTGCTAAAACCCACATTATGAAATCTAAAGACATTGAACG GTTAGGGGAGGAGATGCACATGCCGTCACTCCCGGAGATGCTTTTTGGGGACAATGTTCTACGCATTCAGCACACGGATGGCTACGGCATCGAGTTCAACGCCATCGATGCCCTCAAGAGGGTCAACAACATGCAGGACTCTGTGAAAGTGGCTTGTGCACAGGAATGGCAAGAGAGCAG GGCTGACTCTGAACACTCCAAGGAGGTGGTGAAACGTTACGACTGGACATTCACCACAGATTACAGAGGCACCTTGTTAGGAGAGGACCTGCGCATGAGG GCAACAGAAACATCTGAGCGCATCAACATGGAAAAGCTGAAGGCACGAGAGCAGATCATGTTCTTCGACGATGTGTTGCTGTTTGAGGATGAGCTGCATGACCATGGCGTCTCCATGATCAGTGTAAAAATA AGAGTGATGCCCACCAGTTTCTTCCTGCTTTTACGGTTCTTCCTGAGAGTGGATGGAGTTTTGATCCGGATAAATGACACACGGCTCTACCATGAG GCAGGAAAAAAATTCATGATCAGAGAGTTCAGCACTCGGGAAAGCAACATTTCAGAACTGAAG aATGTTCCTGCTGCTCTGTACACTGACCCCAATGAGATCGCTCCATACttaacactgaaactgacaGAGTGTGAGAAGCTGGAGCTCCCTGAGACAGGCACCCGGCCAGAGGACATGGAAGCCCCACAGTGA
- the riox2 gene encoding ribosomal oxygenase 2 isoform X1 produces MKTGKIRNGSYAINVSKLKMSRNRRRAARDEDISPKQRKMDCNGVPLPFCFDTPDTVFQSLISPMGQEEFFADYWEKRPLHLKRSNPSLASYYQSLFQLSDLKGLCSQGLTYTRDLNVCRCVQGNKNVMNKEGQVNYSQLRRDFDKKKATIQFHQPQRFKDELWRIQEKLECFFGALVGSNVYITPQDSQGLPPHYDDVEVFILQLEGEKHWRLYSPTVPLAREYCVEPEERIGSPTHDIILKAGDLLYFPRGTIHQADTPVGVDHSTHLTLSTYQNASWGDYLANVFPNFLYDSLKTSDITRRMGMPRRILMGANTAPDTNKQLASLLRSVADQIEGGEHELRAADMKRDFAHNRLPPYTPEQDDVSAPAGKMPALEDTVCLRFNDHILISSETCQSPSDGSVSLVVNVIHSLKNRREKHMMGQSDDDDDDDDDDDDEEEEPSEPPSLIFPFEALPAIRQLQTGQPIPVAQLKMPLNSEKAQMALAFWSEGLLEVC; encoded by the exons ATGAAAACTGGAAAGATCAGAAACGGTTCATATGCCATTAATGTCTCTAAGCTAAAAATGTCAAGGAACAGAAGACGAGCAGCCAGAGATGAAGATATCTCCCCCAAACAGAGGAAAATGGACTGCAATGGCGTCCCATTGCCTTTCTGCTTCGACACCCCCGACACAGTCTTCCAGAGCCTCATCTCGCCAATGGGGCAGGAAGAATTCTTTGCTGACTACTGGGAAAAGAGGCCCCTCCACCTGAAGAGGTCTAACCCCTCCCTGGCCTCCTACTACCAGTCTCTGTTTCAGCTGTCTGACCTGAAGGGTCTGTGCTCCCAGGGCCTAACTTACACCAGAGACCTCAATGTGTGCCGCTGCGTCCAGGGCAACAAGAATGTAATGAACAAGGAGGGCCAGGTCAACTACAGCCAGCTCCGGAGAGACTTTGACAAGAAGAAAGCCACCATCCAGTTCCACCAGCCTCAGAGGTTCAAG GATGAGTTGTGGCGGATCCAGGAGAAGCTGGAGTGTTTCTTTGGTGCCCTGGTGGGTTCCAATGTCTACATCACCCCACAGGATTCTCAAGGGCTCCCCCCTCACTATGACGATGTGGAG GTGTTCATCCTCCAGTTGGAGGGCGAGAAACACTGGCGTTTGTACAGCCCCACGGTGCCCCTGGCGAGAGAATACTGCGTAGAGCCTGAGGAGCGGATCGGAAGCCCCACCCACGACATCATACTGAAG GCAGGTGATCTGCTGTACTTCCCCAGAGGGACCATCCATCAAGCAGACACCCCTGTGGGAGTGGATCATTCCACCCACCTGACCCTTAGTACCTACCAGAATGC GTCGTGGGGCGACTACCTGGCTAATGTGTTTCCCAATTTTTTATATGACTCGCTTAAGACTAGTGACATCACCAGGAGGATGGGAATGCCCCGGAGAATCTTGATG GGGGCCAACACAGCCCCAGACACAAATAAGCAGTTGGCCTCATTACTGCGGAGCGTTGCAGATCAGATTGAGGGCGGTGAACACGAACTCCGTGCTGCAGATATGAAGAGGGACTTTGCACACAACAGACTCCCACCATACACACCAGAGCAAGATGATGTCTCAGCACCAG CAGGAAAGATGCCTGCGTTGGAGGACACAGTGTGTCTGAGGTTTAACGACCACATCCTGATATCTTCAGAGACATGTCAAAGCCCATCA GATGGTTCGGTTTCATTGGTGGTGAATGTAATACACTCtctgaagaacaggagggaaAAACACATGATGGGACAGagtgatgatgacgatgatgatgatgacgatgatgatgacgagGAAGAGGAACCCTCTGAG CCACCCAGCTTGATCTTCCCCTTTGAAGCCCTCCCAGCCATTAGGCAACTGCAGACAGGACAGCCCATCCCTGTGGCCCAGCTGAAGATGCCATTGAACAGTGAGAAAGCCCAGATGGCCCTGGCATTTTGGTCAGAGGGCCTGCTGGAGGTGTGCTAG
- the riox2 gene encoding ribosomal oxygenase 2 isoform X2: protein MSRNRRRAARDEDISPKQRKMDCNGVPLPFCFDTPDTVFQSLISPMGQEEFFADYWEKRPLHLKRSNPSLASYYQSLFQLSDLKGLCSQGLTYTRDLNVCRCVQGNKNVMNKEGQVNYSQLRRDFDKKKATIQFHQPQRFKDELWRIQEKLECFFGALVGSNVYITPQDSQGLPPHYDDVEVFILQLEGEKHWRLYSPTVPLAREYCVEPEERIGSPTHDIILKAGDLLYFPRGTIHQADTPVGVDHSTHLTLSTYQNASWGDYLANVFPNFLYDSLKTSDITRRMGMPRRILMGANTAPDTNKQLASLLRSVADQIEGGEHELRAADMKRDFAHNRLPPYTPEQDDVSAPAGKMPALEDTVCLRFNDHILISSETCQSPSDGSVSLVVNVIHSLKNRREKHMMGQSDDDDDDDDDDDDEEEEPSEPPSLIFPFEALPAIRQLQTGQPIPVAQLKMPLNSEKAQMALAFWSEGLLEVC, encoded by the exons ATGTCAAGGAACAGAAGACGAGCAGCCAGAGATGAAGATATCTCCCCCAAACAGAGGAAAATGGACTGCAATGGCGTCCCATTGCCTTTCTGCTTCGACACCCCCGACACAGTCTTCCAGAGCCTCATCTCGCCAATGGGGCAGGAAGAATTCTTTGCTGACTACTGGGAAAAGAGGCCCCTCCACCTGAAGAGGTCTAACCCCTCCCTGGCCTCCTACTACCAGTCTCTGTTTCAGCTGTCTGACCTGAAGGGTCTGTGCTCCCAGGGCCTAACTTACACCAGAGACCTCAATGTGTGCCGCTGCGTCCAGGGCAACAAGAATGTAATGAACAAGGAGGGCCAGGTCAACTACAGCCAGCTCCGGAGAGACTTTGACAAGAAGAAAGCCACCATCCAGTTCCACCAGCCTCAGAGGTTCAAG GATGAGTTGTGGCGGATCCAGGAGAAGCTGGAGTGTTTCTTTGGTGCCCTGGTGGGTTCCAATGTCTACATCACCCCACAGGATTCTCAAGGGCTCCCCCCTCACTATGACGATGTGGAG GTGTTCATCCTCCAGTTGGAGGGCGAGAAACACTGGCGTTTGTACAGCCCCACGGTGCCCCTGGCGAGAGAATACTGCGTAGAGCCTGAGGAGCGGATCGGAAGCCCCACCCACGACATCATACTGAAG GCAGGTGATCTGCTGTACTTCCCCAGAGGGACCATCCATCAAGCAGACACCCCTGTGGGAGTGGATCATTCCACCCACCTGACCCTTAGTACCTACCAGAATGC GTCGTGGGGCGACTACCTGGCTAATGTGTTTCCCAATTTTTTATATGACTCGCTTAAGACTAGTGACATCACCAGGAGGATGGGAATGCCCCGGAGAATCTTGATG GGGGCCAACACAGCCCCAGACACAAATAAGCAGTTGGCCTCATTACTGCGGAGCGTTGCAGATCAGATTGAGGGCGGTGAACACGAACTCCGTGCTGCAGATATGAAGAGGGACTTTGCACACAACAGACTCCCACCATACACACCAGAGCAAGATGATGTCTCAGCACCAG CAGGAAAGATGCCTGCGTTGGAGGACACAGTGTGTCTGAGGTTTAACGACCACATCCTGATATCTTCAGAGACATGTCAAAGCCCATCA GATGGTTCGGTTTCATTGGTGGTGAATGTAATACACTCtctgaagaacaggagggaaAAACACATGATGGGACAGagtgatgatgacgatgatgatgatgacgatgatgatgacgagGAAGAGGAACCCTCTGAG CCACCCAGCTTGATCTTCCCCTTTGAAGCCCTCCCAGCCATTAGGCAACTGCAGACAGGACAGCCCATCCCTGTGGCCCAGCTGAAGATGCCATTGAACAGTGAGAAAGCCCAGATGGCCCTGGCATTTTGGTCAGAGGGCCTGCTGGAGGTGTGCTAG
- the cry5 gene encoding cryptochrome circadian regulator 5 has translation MAHTCIHWFRKGLRLHDNPALLAALQDCKEIYPVFVLDPHSPVNVNVGINRWRFLIGALKDLDCSLRKLNSRLFVVRGKPEEVFPKLFQEWKVTRLTYEYDTEPFSLCRDKDVVRLAEEHGVEVIFKVSHTLYNIERIIEENNGKAPLTFSRLQTLVKSIGPPRRPVPAPTSQDMKDIKTPCPEQYEQIYGMPKLEQLDQDPERLTVELFPGGEQEALLRLDQHMERKEWVCGFEKPQTSPNSLSPSTTVLSPYMTFGCLSARTFWWRLTDVYQGKKHSQPPVSLHGQLLWREFFYTAGVGIPNFNKMEGNPACTQVDWDSNPEYLAAWTQARTGFPFIDAIMTQLRQEGWIHHLARHAVACFLTRGDLWISWEEGQKVFEELLLDGDWSLNAGNWQWLSASTFFHQYFRVYSPIAFGKKTDKNGDYIKKYLPLLKKFPAQYIYEPWKAPRSVQEAAGCIVGKDYPRPIVDHEVISKKNIQRMKGAYAKRSPHSSKESPSSKEKGGKRKASSVLDMLMKKKKTV, from the exons ATGGCTCACACGTGCATTCACTGGTTCCGCAAGGGACTCCGACTGCATGACAACCCTGCTTTATTGGCAGCGCTACAGGACTGCAAGGAAATCTATCCTGTGTTTGTCCTGGACCCTCATAGCCCTGTCAACGTCAACGTTGGCATTAACAGATGGCGGTTCCTCATCGGAGCCCTTAAAGACTTGGATTGCAGCTTGAGGAAACTCAACTCAAG GCTGTTTGTGGTGAGAGGTAAGCCAGAGGAGGTGTTTCCTAAGCTGTTCCAGGAGTGGAAGGTGACACGGTTGACATATGAGTATGACACAGAACCGTTCAGCCTTTGCCGGGACAAGGACGTTGTCCGGTTAGCTGAGGAGCATGGAGTCGAAGTCATCTTCAAAGTCTCTCACACCCTGTACAACATAGAGAG GATAATTGAAGAGAACAATGGGAAGGCTCCCCTGACATTCAGTCGGCTGCAGACACTCGTCAAGAGTATTGGCCCTCCCAGAAGGCCCGTCCCTGCTCCAACCAGTCAGGATATGAAGG ATATAAAGACTCCGTGCCCAGAGCAATACGAGCAGATCTATGGGATGCCCAAGTTAGAGCAGCTTGATCAGGATCCTGAGAGATTGACTGTAGAGCTATTCCCTGGTGGAGAGCAAGAAGCTCTGTTGAGACTAGACCAGCACATGGAGAGAAAG GAATGGGTGTGTGGCTTTGAGAAACCCCAGACATCCCCCAACTCCCTGAGCCCCAGCACCACTGTTCTCAGCCCCTATATGACATTTGGCTGCCTGTCGGCACGTACTTTCTGGTGGAGACTCACCGACGTCTACCAAGGG AAGAAGCACTCCCAGCCTCCCGTGTCCCTTCATGGCCAGCTGCTGTGGAGAGAGTTCTTCTACACAGCCGGCGTGGGAATTCCCAACTTTAACAAGATGGAGGGCAACCCAGCGTGTACACAGGTGGACTGGGATAGCAATCCCGAGTACCTGGCAGCATGGACACAG GCCAGGACTGGTTTCCCCTTCATTGACGCCATCATGACCCAGCTGAGGCAGGAGGGCTGGATCCATCACCTGGCCCGACATGCCGTAGCCTGCTTCCTGACCAGAGGAGACCTGTGGATCAGCTGGGAGGAAGGCCAGAAG GTGTTTGAGGAACTCTTACTGGATGGAGACTGGTCCCTAAATGCAGGGAACTGGCAGTGGCTCTCTGCTAGTACTTTCTTTCACCAATACTTCAGGGTCTACTCGCCCATTGCCTTTGGAAAGAAAACTGACAAAAATGGAGACTACATCAA GAAGTACCTTCCCCTCTTGAAGAAGTTCCCAGCACAGTACATCTACGAGCCATGGAAGGCTCCCCGCAGTGTCCAGGAAGCGGCAGGGTGCATTGTGGGTAAGGATTATCCACGGCCAATAGTGGATCATGAGGTGATCagcaagaaaaacatccagagaATGAAGGGGGCCTATGCCAAAAGATCTCCACATTCCAGCAAGGAGTCACCCAGCAGCAAAGAGAAAG GTGGGAAACGCAAAGCATCATCTGTGTTGGACATGCtgatgaagaagaaaaagactGTTTAA